The Candidatus Dadabacteria bacterium genome includes a region encoding these proteins:
- a CDS encoding J domain-containing protein, whose protein sequence is MNAGKDLYAVLGVPRNATQDQIKKAYRDLARKHHPDMNQGNKGSEEKFKEIQHAYETLSDAEKKKTYDMFGTSSFSGQRTGGGGYRQYSRGFPDIDEIFKDFFSQGGGSYDMGGARGGFGDVFDFGNVRQQPIRPKNIQHTVTLDFETAVKGGEKELLLKSPEGGTKRITVKIPAGVKTGSKVRLPGKGEQINSMAGDLILEIKVLSHPVFRRENDDVYIDLPLTVYEAALGTLIDVPTIESPVKLTVPPGVGSGTKMRLREKGVKNPKTGKRGDQFVVIQIAMPKESDEQIKKLMDEIKEKYPYDPRKKLLQYL, encoded by the coding sequence ATGAACGCAGGAAAAGATCTTTATGCGGTGCTCGGCGTACCGCGAAACGCGACGCAGGACCAGATAAAGAAAGCGTACAGAGACCTCGCGAGAAAACACCACCCCGACATGAATCAGGGGAACAAGGGGTCCGAGGAAAAATTCAAAGAAATTCAGCATGCTTACGAAACCCTCTCCGACGCAGAGAAGAAAAAAACCTACGACATGTTCGGGACAAGCAGTTTCAGTGGACAGAGAACTGGTGGAGGAGGCTACAGGCAGTATTCACGAGGATTTCCGGATATAGATGAAATCTTTAAAGATTTCTTTTCACAGGGAGGCGGGTCTTACGATATGGGTGGAGCCAGAGGTGGCTTCGGAGATGTTTTTGATTTCGGTAACGTGCGACAGCAGCCAATAAGACCGAAAAATATCCAGCATACCGTGACACTTGATTTTGAAACTGCAGTAAAAGGTGGAGAGAAGGAACTTCTGCTCAAGTCCCCAGAGGGCGGAACCAAGAGAATAACGGTTAAGATTCCGGCTGGAGTGAAAACCGGTTCCAAGGTGAGATTGCCGGGCAAGGGCGAACAGATAAATTCCATGGCCGGAGACCTCATTCTCGAAATAAAAGTCTTGTCCCATCCGGTTTTTAGAAGAGAAAACGACGATGTATACATTGATCTTCCGCTAACGGTCTACGAGGCTGCATTGGGAACGCTGATCGACGTGCCGACCATAGAAAGTCCCGTAAAACTTACTGTTCCTCCCGGGGTGGGAAGCGGCACGAAAATGAGGCTCAGGGAAAAGGGAGTGAAAAATCCCAAGACCGGCAAACGGGGCGATCAGTTCGTAGTTATTCAGATAGCAATGCCTAAGGAATCGGATGAACAAATAAAAAAACTCATGGACGAGATTAAAGAGAAATATCCCTACGACCCTAGAAAAAAACTCCTCCAGTATCTATAA
- a CDS encoding NAD-dependent epimerase/dehydratase family protein has product MSEKKTVAVTGAGGFIGSRLVDRLAQSDHVDSVIALDCLPLEISYPKVRTFQRDIGESTSDILRKYRVDAVVHLAFLLRPGHDRKAAHRVNVSGTTQVINDCRDVGIKHLVYLSSTTVYGARCGTEQAYTEESPVRPVRGFQYAEDKAAAELKLRTFAINNPSSCVTILRGCTVMAPQRENFVTEAFFRLASVRVLGADPQMQFIHLDDLIDAFELCLLKPASGVFNITGEGTVAYSEIASIAGRRAIALPAPLLAFITWATWIMRLQSDSPACGIEYARWPWVVSNEKLARETGFRPKHTSREALVSSVLAGS; this is encoded by the coding sequence ATGAGCGAGAAGAAAACTGTCGCCGTGACGGGTGCGGGCGGGTTCATCGGCTCAAGGCTGGTGGATAGGCTGGCGCAATCAGACCATGTGGACAGCGTTATAGCGCTTGACTGTCTCCCGCTAGAAATATCCTATCCGAAAGTCAGAACATTCCAGAGGGACATTGGGGAGTCCACTTCGGACATTCTGCGAAAGTACCGGGTTGACGCGGTTGTCCACTTGGCCTTTCTCTTGCGTCCCGGTCATGACCGCAAGGCAGCGCACAGGGTTAATGTCAGCGGTACGACCCAGGTGATCAACGACTGCCGGGATGTCGGCATAAAACACCTTGTTTACCTCAGCAGCACCACTGTGTACGGTGCCCGTTGCGGGACTGAGCAGGCATATACCGAGGAGTCACCCGTCAGACCTGTTCGAGGCTTTCAGTACGCCGAGGACAAGGCCGCAGCGGAACTCAAGCTTAGAACATTTGCAATAAACAATCCCAGCTCCTGCGTCACCATACTGAGGGGATGCACGGTAATGGCGCCCCAGCGCGAGAATTTCGTTACTGAGGCCTTTTTCAGACTGGCGAGCGTCCGCGTTCTCGGTGCAGATCCGCAGATGCAGTTCATCCACCTGGACGACCTGATCGACGCCTTTGAGTTGTGCCTGCTGAAGCCTGCCTCCGGGGTATTCAACATCACGGGAGAGGGAACTGTTGCCTATAGCGAGATTGCAAGCATTGCGGGTAGGCGCGCGATTGCTCTTCCAGCGCCGCTCCTCGCATTCATCACGTGGGCAACATGGATTATGCGACTGCAAAGCGATTCTCCCGCGTGCGGGATCGAGTATGCAAGATGGCCGTGGGTGGTCAGCAATGAGAAGCTGGCACGAGAGACCGGGTTCCGTCCAAAACACACTTCCCG